A single genomic interval of Methylobacterium bullatum harbors:
- the bioA gene encoding Adenosylmethionine-8-amino-7-oxononanoate aminotransferase, producing MFADHASGGFKIGLGARSLDRSAAHAHPPRMPTDAKNSLWRPYTQMRNAAPPLEAVRTSGSRIVLADGRELIDGIASWWTAVHGYNHPHIRAAVAAQLETMPHVMFGGLTHAPAERLASRLAALAPGDLDHVFFTDSGSVAVEVALKMAAQMWLNRGIAGRSRFLAFRGGYHGDTMGAMSVCDPEEGMHRRFGAYLPTQVFCDLPRNDATADALDHALAEHGDTLAAIIVEPLVQGAGGMVMHAPETLARVARAAERHGLPLIADEIFTGFGRTGTLFACEQAGIVPDILCLSKALAGGTMALAATIARRPVFEAFLSDDSSAALMHGPTFMANPLACAAANASLDLFETEPRLEQARAIERRLRQGLSGLRGLAGIADIRVLGAIGVVQFARAPDLAALKTRFVEQGVWVRPFGDIVYLTPALTIAPDDLDRLCEAVAHVVRTSADTEAGP from the coding sequence ATGTTCGCGGACCATGCCTCCGGCGGCTTTAAGATCGGGTTAGGGGCACGCTCCCTTGACCGTTCGGCCGCGCACGCCCATCCCCCACGAATGCCTACGGATGCGAAAAACTCTCTCTGGCGGCCCTATACGCAGATGCGGAATGCCGCGCCGCCCCTCGAGGCCGTACGCACCTCCGGCTCGCGGATCGTGCTCGCCGACGGGCGCGAACTCATCGACGGCATCGCCTCGTGGTGGACCGCGGTCCATGGCTACAACCATCCGCATATCCGCGCGGCGGTGGCGGCCCAGCTCGAGACCATGCCCCATGTGATGTTCGGGGGGCTCACCCATGCGCCGGCCGAGCGCCTGGCGTCCCGCCTCGCCGCCCTGGCTCCGGGCGACCTCGACCACGTGTTCTTCACCGATTCCGGATCGGTGGCGGTGGAAGTGGCGCTCAAGATGGCCGCGCAGATGTGGCTCAACCGGGGCATCGCCGGACGCAGCCGGTTCCTCGCCTTCCGCGGCGGCTACCATGGCGACACGATGGGAGCGATGTCGGTCTGCGATCCGGAGGAGGGCATGCACCGCCGCTTCGGCGCCTATCTGCCGACTCAAGTCTTCTGCGATCTTCCACGCAACGACGCTACCGCCGACGCCCTCGATCATGCCTTGGCCGAGCATGGCGACACCCTTGCGGCGATCATCGTCGAGCCCCTGGTCCAGGGGGCCGGCGGCATGGTGATGCACGCCCCCGAGACCCTGGCACGGGTGGCGCGGGCGGCGGAGCGGCACGGCCTGCCCCTCATCGCCGACGAGATCTTCACCGGGTTTGGCCGGACCGGCACCCTGTTCGCTTGCGAGCAGGCTGGGATCGTGCCCGACATCCTCTGCCTGTCCAAGGCACTCGCCGGCGGCACCATGGCGCTGGCCGCAACGATCGCGCGGCGTCCGGTCTTCGAGGCCTTCCTGTCCGACGATTCCTCGGCGGCGCTGATGCACGGGCCGACCTTCATGGCCAACCCTCTCGCCTGCGCTGCCGCCAATGCCAGCCTCGACCTGTTCGAGACCGAGCCGCGTCTGGAACAGGCACGGGCAATCGAGAGACGCCTGCGGCAGGGACTCTCCGGCCTGCGCGGTCTCGCCGGCATCGCCGACATCCGCGTTCTCGGCGCCATCGGAGTCGTGCAGTTCGCGCGCGCGCCCGATCTCGCTGCGCTCAAGACGCGCTTCGTGGAGCAGGGGGTCTGGGTCCGCCCCTTCG